One Candidatus Dormiibacterota bacterium DNA segment encodes these proteins:
- a CDS encoding NifU family protein, whose protein sequence is MTIEERVNAAIDKVRPGIAADGGEVWLIKVDDGVAWVQMLGACGGCPASNMTLKGAIEAIVVAEVPEIREVMQV, encoded by the coding sequence GTGACGATCGAAGAGCGCGTCAACGCGGCGATCGATAAGGTGCGTCCCGGCATCGCCGCCGACGGTGGCGAAGTCTGGCTCATCAAGGTTGACGACGGGGTCGCGTGGGTGCAGATGCTCGGCGCCTGCGGCGGTTGCCCGGCATCGAATATGACCCTCAAGGGCGCGATCGAGGCGATCGTGGTCGCCGAGGTTCCCGAAATACGCGAGGTCATGCAGGTGTGA
- a CDS encoding lipocalin-like domain-containing protein: protein MRNKIAALLLAFVTLAAATTVRTKDGFLLATAPYAFSFPRDHYAHDAYRTEWWYFTGHLRAADGHRFGYELTFFRIGLAPHPSRVAKGRSAWRAAQLYPAHFAITDETKKQFVYYETFARDALGQGYASQRRLDVRSNGWTLTGTAQVRPVMHLHARSGNDALDLVQVPEKPPAINGHDGISRKGSCVGCASHYYSFTRLATTGTLVRDGVRYAVHGLSWMDHEYGSDELQRGQVGWDWFSIQLADRREIMLYRLRQRNGRTTPQSSGSLIAPNGSVRYLPLSAFTIVPTGTWTSPHTHAVYPSGWRLRVKGVREELILTPTLADQELANPGGTTYWEGAVRVTDARTGARLGVGYVELTGYAEALQL from the coding sequence GTGCGGAATAAGATCGCGGCGTTGCTGCTGGCGTTCGTAACGCTGGCGGCCGCGACGACCGTTCGCACCAAGGACGGCTTCCTGCTCGCGACCGCGCCGTACGCGTTCTCTTTCCCGCGGGATCACTACGCGCACGACGCCTATCGCACCGAATGGTGGTACTTTACCGGGCATCTGCGCGCGGCGGACGGCCACCGCTTCGGATACGAATTGACGTTCTTTCGCATCGGGCTTGCGCCTCACCCGAGCCGCGTCGCAAAGGGGCGGAGCGCGTGGAGAGCCGCGCAGCTCTACCCGGCGCATTTCGCGATCACCGACGAGACGAAGAAGCAGTTCGTGTACTACGAGACGTTCGCGCGCGACGCGCTCGGGCAGGGGTATGCGTCGCAGCGGCGTCTGGACGTTCGCAGCAATGGGTGGACGCTGACCGGCACCGCGCAGGTTCGACCGGTGATGCACCTTCACGCGCGCTCGGGGAACGATGCGCTCGATCTGGTTCAGGTACCGGAAAAACCTCCGGCGATCAACGGGCACGACGGCATTTCGCGCAAGGGATCGTGCGTCGGTTGCGCGTCGCACTACTACTCGTTCACGCGGCTTGCCACAACGGGGACGCTCGTGCGCGACGGGGTGCGGTACGCCGTCCACGGCCTCTCCTGGATGGATCACGAGTACGGATCGGACGAACTCCAGCGCGGCCAGGTGGGATGGGATTGGTTTTCGATTCAGCTCGCCGACCGGCGCGAGATCATGCTGTACCGATTACGTCAACGTAACGGAAGGACGACGCCGCAATCTTCCGGGAGCTTGATCGCACCGAACGGCAGCGTGCGTTACCTGCCGCTTTCGGCGTTCACGATCGTGCCGACCGGAACGTGGACGAGCCCGCACACGCATGCCGTCTATCCGAGCGGCTGGCGCCTGCGCGTGAAAGGCGTGCGCGAGGAGCTGATCCTAACGCCGACGCTGGCCGATCAGGAGCTCGCGAACCCCGGCGGCACGACGTACTGGGAGGGCGCCGTTCGCGTTACCGATGCGCGGACCGGCGCGAGGCTCGGAGTGGGGTATGTCGAGCTCACGGGCTACGCGGAAGCGCTCCAACTTTAA